A stretch of Arachis hypogaea cultivar Tifrunner chromosome 15, arahy.Tifrunner.gnm2.J5K5, whole genome shotgun sequence DNA encodes these proteins:
- the LOC112749341 gene encoding uncharacterized protein, which yields MAAAMQATAEAFGQQMNNHGNDKNGAQRPMEIRTFAVLVNKCGIAEECLKKIVDARIPFNAIQSPYFQPALDGVAAIGLGFKRPSYDEMRVHLLAYLKRECQLLVEKYRSSWKNTGCTLMADEWTDQRQRTLINFLVYCPAGMSFVKTVDASDVIKTANALFNLFADVIEWVGPSNIVHVVTDNAANYVSAGKLIHEKYPNIFWSPCAAHCINLTLKDIASIPHIFDLASRASKMTVFVYNHMILLSWLRKRKSWIEIVRPGVTCFATVFITLKSIYDHKEDLQTLMVDKYFTSHKLSKSANGKIVSSIVLDSKFWQDCLTTVKIVGPLIKLLRLVDADEKPSLGIVYEGMQRAKNAIKTMFNCSEIGKLLIRHTRRYSWIEIVKKVLGGKVLREWHQDSNLVNGGGYTVGVLRICKKWQLHRKKRNYDPIDIQSIDTVDFWVMADEDDPEFTNGDVEGIESLIYTDNAMPSYPNDGGDMEVEVDMLDVVIESSNTSFGGISEDAGFGLPVYDGDIGTLNDDYDF from the exons atggctgcggctatgcaggccactgcagAGGCTTTTggacaacagatgaacaaccatggcaaCGACAAAAATGGAGCTCAGAgaccaatggagatcagaactTTTGCtgtgttggtgaacaagtgtgggATTGCTGAAGAGTGTTTGAAGAAG ATTGTTGATGCACGTATTCCTTTCAATGCAATTCAATCACCTTACTTTCAACCTGCATTGGATGGTGTTGCTGCAATTGGACTTGGTTTTAAGAGACCGTCATATGATGAAATGAGAGTTCATTTGCTGGCTTATCTTAAGAGAGAGTGTCAATTGCTGGTTGAAAAGTATAGGAGCTCATGGAAAAACACCGGTTGTACACTGATGGCAGATGAGTGGACTGATCAAAGGCAACGAACTTTAATTAACTTTCTAGTTTATTGTCCTGCTGGTATGTCATTTGTTAAGACTGTTGATGCTTCTGATGTGATAAAAACTGCCAATGCATTGTTTAATTTGTTTGCTGATGTTATTGAGTGGGTCGGGCCTAGTAACATTGTGCATGTGGTCACTGATAATGCTGCTAATTATGTATCTGCTGGAAAACTTATTCATGAAAAATACCCAAATATATTTTGGTCTCCTTGTGCTGCCCATTGTATCAATCTTACTTTGAAAGATATTGCAAGTATTCCTCATATATTTGACCTTGCTTCCCGTGCTTCAAAAATGACTGTGTTTGTCTACAATCATATGATCTTATTGTCTTggcttagaaaaagaaaaagttggaTAGAAATTGTTCGACCAGGAGTCACATGTTTTGCCACTGTTTTCATTACTTTGAAAAGTATATATGATCACAAGGAAGATTTGCAGACATTGATGGTAGACAAATATTTTACTTCTCATAAGTTATCCAAAAGTGCTAATGGAAAGATTGTTAGCTCAATTGTCTTGGACAGTAAGTTTTGGCAAGACTGTCTTACCACTGTGAAAATTGTTGGTCCTCTTATTAAGTTGTTGAGGCTTGTTGATGCTGATGAAAAACCCTCTTTGGGAATCGTGTATGAAGGCATGCAAAGAGCAAAAAATGCTATCAAGACCATGTTCAATTGTTCAGAAATCGGAAAGCTGCTTATACGCCATACACGA AGATACAGCTGGATTGAGATTGTAAAGAAagttttgggagggaaagtgctaAGAGAGTGGCATCAAGACTCGAACCTG GTGAATGGTGGAGGCTACACGGTGGGAGTGCTCCGAATTTGCAAAAAATGGCA GTTGCATCGAAAGAAGAGGAATTATGACCCAATTGACATTCAAAGCATTGACACAGTAGATTTTTGGGTAATGGCAGATGAGGATGATCCTGAATTTACTAATGGAGATGTTGAAGGCATTGAAAGTTTAATATACACTGATAATGCTATGCCTTCGTATCCTAATG atGGTGGAGACATGGAAGTTGAAGTGGATATGCTTGATGTTGTAATTGAATCCTCAAATACTTCTTTTGGTGGTATTTCTGAAGATGCTGGCTTTGGATTACCTGTTTATGATGGAGACATCGGAACACTTAATGATGATTATGACTTCTGA